From Pseudoalteromonas rubra, one genomic window encodes:
- a CDS encoding FAD-dependent oxidoreductase, with protein MLEQKLQLKNTDLRNRLVMGSMHTGLEEGWHNRKRLKAFYEERARGGVGLIITGGYSPNLRGKLTPISSSFNSRYDIIKHRAYTDAVHAHGGKICLQLLHAGRYAYHPFNVAPSDIKAPINPYTPKSMSLSMIRNTVKDFAKSAKMAEKAGYDGVEIMGSEGYLINEFMAEHTNKRQDLYGGTLENRMRLAVDVVRAVREKVSAKFIIVFRLSVMDLIPNGSTAEEVTLQAKALEEAGVDILNTGIGWHEARVPTIASMVPAGAFREASKRLKDVVDIPVVAVNRINTPELANDILSQGEADLISMARPLLADPEFFNKYAQNQSEQINICIGCNQGCLDHVFKGKRATCLVNPQAGYELDYPLERTNSPKQVLVVGAGPAGLSVSCYLAKKGHKVTLIDKNEHAGGQFNLAMRIPGKEDFKYTLNYFLKEVARLGVTMKLGCEYESSMAQSYDDIVFATGVSPRQSRITCSDGKRVFAYDEVIRKEVELGDKIAILGAGGIGFDMVAFLAEQADQSIDEFKAQWGIECQPSDTATGKKLYMLKRSEGRFGSNLGKTTGWIHRAVAKHHNVEQIAECEYISFDSKGLLVKQAGKERVLDVDTVVACIGQTSNDALFDKEAMPANQHVIGGAKLASAIDAKRAIFEALQVARKI; from the coding sequence ATGTTAGAACAAAAATTACAATTGAAGAACACAGATTTGCGAAATCGCTTGGTCATGGGCTCGATGCACACAGGCCTTGAAGAGGGGTGGCACAACAGGAAACGGCTCAAAGCGTTTTATGAAGAGCGCGCGAGAGGCGGGGTAGGCCTGATCATCACCGGTGGGTATAGCCCAAACCTGCGTGGCAAACTCACGCCGATTTCTTCTTCATTTAATAGTCGCTATGACATCATTAAGCACCGCGCTTATACCGATGCAGTCCATGCGCATGGCGGTAAAATCTGCCTTCAGTTGTTACATGCAGGGCGCTATGCATATCACCCGTTTAATGTTGCACCCAGTGATATTAAAGCGCCCATTAATCCATACACGCCAAAATCGATGTCCTTGAGTATGATCCGCAATACCGTCAAAGACTTTGCTAAATCGGCCAAAATGGCAGAAAAAGCGGGCTATGATGGGGTTGAAATCATGGGCTCTGAAGGTTATTTGATTAACGAATTTATGGCTGAGCATACCAATAAGCGCCAGGATTTATATGGTGGAACGCTGGAAAATCGCATGCGCTTGGCGGTTGACGTGGTACGCGCTGTAAGAGAAAAAGTATCCGCTAAATTCATTATCGTGTTCCGACTGTCTGTTATGGATCTGATCCCGAATGGTTCGACAGCAGAAGAAGTCACGCTCCAGGCCAAAGCTTTGGAAGAAGCCGGTGTCGACATCCTGAATACCGGAATCGGCTGGCATGAGGCACGTGTTCCGACGATTGCCAGTATGGTTCCGGCCGGGGCGTTTCGTGAAGCATCAAAACGGCTAAAAGACGTGGTCGACATTCCAGTCGTGGCTGTGAACCGCATTAACACACCAGAGCTGGCAAATGACATTCTGAGCCAGGGCGAGGCTGACCTGATCTCCATGGCTCGTCCATTACTCGCGGATCCTGAATTTTTCAACAAGTATGCACAAAACCAGAGCGAGCAAATTAATATTTGTATCGGGTGTAACCAGGGCTGTCTGGACCATGTGTTTAAAGGTAAGCGGGCAACTTGTCTGGTTAACCCACAGGCCGGCTATGAGCTGGATTATCCACTGGAGCGCACCAACAGCCCTAAGCAAGTTCTGGTTGTGGGCGCTGGACCTGCTGGCCTGTCTGTCAGCTGCTATCTGGCTAAGAAAGGACACAAAGTTACACTGATTGATAAGAATGAACATGCCGGAGGTCAGTTCAATCTGGCAATGCGCATACCAGGTAAAGAAGACTTTAAATACACCCTAAATTACTTCCTGAAGGAAGTAGCGCGTCTGGGCGTGACTATGAAGCTGGGTTGCGAGTACGAGTCGTCTATGGCCCAGTCTTATGATGATATTGTTTTCGCGACAGGCGTTAGCCCCAGACAGTCCAGAATTACTTGCAGCGATGGCAAACGTGTTTTTGCTTACGATGAAGTGATCCGCAAAGAAGTGGAACTCGGAGACAAAATCGCGATCCTGGGTGCTGGTGGTATTGGCTTCGACATGGTTGCTTTTCTCGCTGAGCAGGCTGATCAGAGTATCGATGAGTTCAAAGCGCAGTGGGGGATTGAATGCCAGCCGTCAGACACCGCAACTGGGAAAAAGCTTTACATGCTTAAACGCAGTGAAGGGCGTTTTGGTAGTAACTTAGGTAAGACAACAGGCTGGATCCACCGAGCTGTTGCCAAACATCACAATGTTGAGCAGATTGCCGAGTGCGAGTATATCTCGTTTGACAGCAAAGGCTTGCTGGTTAAGCAAGCAGGTAAAGAGCGTGTACTGGACGTGGACACGGTTGTGGCCTGTATCGGACAAACCTCTAACGATGCGTTGTTTGACAAAGAGGCTATGCCAGCGAATCAGCATGTGATCGGCGGAGCTAAATTGGCATCAGCCATTGATGCTAAACGGGCTATCTTTGAAGCCCTTCAGGTTGCCAGAAAAATATAA
- the sppA gene encoding signal peptide peptidase SppA gives MIGKFFLGIWHAINFSRRLILNFLFFFLIIAAMIGIFSTEEQPQVAQDSVLRLNLSGKLVEQLTYVDPIDAAMGDVFGKQDLPKEMLVDDVVDTINTAARDPRIKALYLDLRHMHYAHLDKLRDIASAIELFKESDKKVFAHSPYFSQSQYYLAAHADEVSVHPYGGINISGYGSYPMYFKEALEKLKVTQHIFRVGTYKSAVEPFIRNDMSAAAKEANKLWLNTLWSQYKQDVASKRGFELANFDETLTQYADKMASVTGDSAQFALKYGWVDSLETDQEFNQKMVDLVGTQNNGKRFKQVSFEDYYASTASHDFGPNPFTEKVAVVVAKGTIVDGKRKAGMIGGDSTAALLRKARLDNKVKAVVLRIDSGGGSMFASEVIRNEVLAIKAAGKPVIASMGSVAASGGYWIAASANEIWASPSTITGSIGVFGTILTFENSLKELGVYSDGVATTELKSSSISRGLDPKFADVLQMGVEDAYNKFISVIADSRNLPVSDVDDVAQGRVWLATQAHEFGLIDQLGTKQQAIEAAAKMANLEHYDVYTVEQTLSEKEQLLQDIFGSATVQSLLSVSDDTTLSLNPITHEGLNQLFYQVKQSAAMITQFNDPNNIYTLCTTCIVGE, from the coding sequence TTGATCGGTAAATTTTTTCTTGGGATCTGGCACGCGATAAACTTTTCTCGTCGCCTGATCCTCAACTTTTTGTTCTTCTTCCTGATCATTGCGGCAATGATCGGTATTTTCTCAACAGAGGAGCAACCTCAGGTAGCTCAGGACAGCGTATTGCGCCTGAATCTGTCTGGTAAACTGGTTGAGCAGCTGACTTATGTTGACCCAATAGACGCAGCGATGGGCGACGTCTTCGGTAAACAAGACCTGCCCAAAGAAATGCTGGTCGACGATGTTGTCGACACCATCAATACAGCAGCCCGCGACCCACGCATTAAAGCACTGTACCTGGATTTGCGTCATATGCACTATGCACATCTGGATAAGCTACGTGATATTGCAAGTGCTATTGAATTATTTAAAGAGTCAGATAAAAAGGTCTTTGCGCATAGCCCTTATTTTAGTCAGTCTCAGTATTACCTGGCAGCTCACGCCGATGAGGTATCTGTTCACCCGTACGGCGGCATTAATATCAGTGGCTATGGCTCCTACCCTATGTACTTTAAAGAAGCACTGGAAAAGCTCAAGGTCACCCAACACATTTTCCGGGTAGGTACCTATAAGTCAGCAGTTGAGCCATTCATTCGTAATGACATGTCTGCGGCTGCGAAAGAAGCAAACAAACTTTGGCTTAACACTTTGTGGTCTCAGTACAAACAAGACGTGGCAAGCAAGCGCGGATTTGAACTTGCTAACTTTGACGAAACGCTCACGCAATATGCAGATAAAATGGCCTCGGTTACCGGCGATTCTGCGCAATTTGCCTTAAAATATGGCTGGGTTGATTCACTCGAAACAGATCAGGAATTCAACCAAAAAATGGTTGATCTGGTGGGCACTCAGAACAATGGCAAGCGCTTTAAGCAAGTCTCGTTTGAAGACTACTATGCGAGCACCGCATCACACGATTTTGGCCCAAATCCATTTACCGAAAAAGTCGCTGTGGTGGTTGCGAAAGGCACGATTGTCGATGGCAAACGCAAAGCCGGTATGATAGGCGGTGACTCAACAGCGGCTCTGCTGCGCAAAGCACGACTGGATAACAAAGTTAAGGCTGTGGTGTTGAGGATTGACTCTGGTGGTGGCAGTATGTTTGCTTCCGAAGTCATTCGTAACGAAGTACTGGCCATCAAGGCTGCCGGAAAACCTGTAATTGCATCTATGGGCTCGGTGGCAGCGTCAGGCGGCTACTGGATTGCGGCATCTGCTAACGAAATCTGGGCCTCTCCCAGTACCATTACCGGGTCCATCGGTGTCTTTGGGACCATTTTAACTTTTGAGAATTCGCTGAAAGAATTGGGCGTGTATTCAGATGGTGTGGCAACAACTGAACTTAAATCGTCCTCTATATCCCGTGGCCTAGATCCTAAGTTTGCGGATGTACTGCAAATGGGTGTGGAAGATGCCTATAACAAGTTTATTTCAGTGATAGCAGATTCCCGCAACCTGCCAGTCTCTGATGTTGATGATGTCGCGCAAGGCCGGGTTTGGCTTGCTACTCAGGCGCATGAATTTGGGCTTATCGACCAGCTTGGTACTAAACAGCAGGCGATTGAAGCGGCAGCAAAAATGGCTAACCTTGAACATTACGATGTCTATACTGTTGAGCAGACCTTGTCGGAAAAAGAGCAGCTGCTACAGGATATTTTCGGCTCGGCGACTGTTCAGTCATTGCTTTCAGTATCAGACGATACCACGCTGTCATTAAATCCGATTACTCATGAAGGACTCAATCAGCTTTTCTATCAGGTAAAGCAAAGTGCTGCGATGATCACACAGTTTAATGATCCTAACAATATCTATACCTTGTGTACCACCTGCATCGTAGGTGAGTAA
- the ansA gene encoding asparaginase: MKRKKIYIAYTGGTIGMKQSSRGYVPVAGYLTETVKSNAEFTREEMPLFDIHEYCPLIDSSDMSPQHWQLIADDIKSKYEEYDGFVVLHGTDTMAYTASALSFMFENLTKPVIITGSQIPLSQLRSDGQVNLLNAMYLAANYPIAEVSLFFNNKLFRGNRAIKAHADGFDAFASPNMAPLAQAGINIQLLEGQLSPYVDQALRVTPIASQPIGVLHLYPGISSTMVTNVLQSDIKALILLSFGVGNAPQQEDILNALKAASDRGVVIVNLTQCIQGQVNMGGYATGNALLNCGVISGYDMTLEACLTKLHYLFSQGLELETVRHLMQDNLRGELTR; encoded by the coding sequence ATGAAAAGAAAAAAAATCTATATTGCCTATACAGGCGGCACAATTGGCATGAAGCAATCCAGCCGGGGGTACGTACCTGTTGCAGGATATTTGACCGAGACGGTAAAAAGTAATGCTGAATTTACCCGAGAAGAAATGCCCCTGTTCGACATTCATGAATACTGCCCACTGATCGATTCATCTGACATGTCGCCACAACACTGGCAGCTGATAGCCGACGACATTAAAAGTAAATACGAAGAGTACGATGGGTTTGTCGTGCTACATGGTACAGATACCATGGCCTACACGGCTTCGGCTCTTTCGTTTATGTTCGAAAATCTGACCAAGCCTGTCATTATCACAGGTTCACAAATTCCGCTGTCCCAACTTCGCTCTGATGGCCAGGTCAACTTGCTTAATGCAATGTATCTCGCCGCCAACTACCCCATTGCTGAAGTAAGCCTGTTTTTTAATAACAAGCTATTTCGGGGTAATCGTGCCATCAAAGCACATGCTGACGGCTTTGACGCCTTCGCCTCTCCCAATATGGCCCCTTTGGCTCAGGCTGGGATTAATATCCAATTACTCGAAGGTCAACTTAGTCCATACGTGGATCAAGCCTTGCGCGTCACGCCCATTGCATCACAGCCCATCGGCGTGCTGCACCTGTATCCAGGTATCAGTAGTACTATGGTGACCAATGTCCTGCAGAGCGATATCAAAGCCCTTATTCTGCTGAGCTTTGGTGTCGGCAATGCGCCTCAGCAAGAAGACATTCTAAATGCTCTTAAAGCAGCGTCGGATAGAGGCGTCGTGATCGTTAATTTAACCCAGTGTATTCAGGGTCAGGTTAATATGGGTGGCTATGCGACAGGTAATGCCCTGCTCAACTGCGGCGTCATTAGCGGCTACGATATGACGTTGGAAGCCTGTCTGACAAAACTACATTACTTGTTCAGCCAGGGCCTTGAACTGGAAACTGTACGCCATCTGATGCAAGACAATCTACGCGGTGAGCTGACTCGGTAA
- the gndA gene encoding NADP-dependent phosphogluconate dehydrogenase, giving the protein MQVALVGLGVMGKNLALNLIEQGMTLVAYDKNPDAGAELLSCAQSSGIAERLHIVSDLADMVKRLDTPRSVLLLVPAGELVDKVCQDLIEAGVEKGDIIVDCGNSNYKDGIARKLKYQNKFEFATMGISGGAEGARHGPAMMASGSEGGWERLIPWFEKVAATHNGESCFARVGQSASGHFVKMVHNGIEYALMQLIAEMYQLLRIGTGRSPAQVAEVFKSWSEGTLNSYLLAISSHILSLESDQNEAVVDLIDNKVGAKGTGLWTAQNALELGIAVPSLVAAVQARHLTNTIDTPAAKEMTYAQRATNSVDLDLDELKEAFYFASLLCYRQGLALIKGASRSHQWKVDLDKTLQTWRAGCIIRADYLDDIAKGVEFLDTQEGPANALRKIAGQAIQSGLAFPVLASTQTYIATLSTPSNGHLVQAQRDYFGEHGIKTHSGESCHLTDLAEIDAKVR; this is encoded by the coding sequence ATGCAAGTTGCATTAGTTGGTTTGGGTGTGATGGGGAAAAACCTCGCGCTAAATCTTATAGAACAGGGCATGACATTAGTTGCCTATGATAAAAACCCGGACGCGGGTGCGGAGCTATTGAGTTGCGCGCAGTCGTCGGGGATTGCCGAGCGCCTTCACATTGTTTCCGATCTTGCTGACATGGTTAAGCGATTGGATACGCCAAGGTCTGTTTTGCTTCTGGTACCGGCTGGTGAGCTGGTCGATAAGGTGTGTCAGGATTTAATTGAAGCGGGTGTAGAAAAAGGCGACATCATTGTTGATTGTGGCAACAGTAACTACAAAGATGGTATTGCCCGCAAACTTAAGTACCAGAACAAGTTCGAATTTGCCACGATGGGAATTTCGGGTGGCGCAGAAGGGGCCCGACACGGACCTGCTATGATGGCCAGTGGTTCAGAAGGCGGCTGGGAGCGCTTAATACCCTGGTTCGAAAAAGTAGCAGCTACGCATAATGGTGAGTCATGCTTCGCACGTGTTGGTCAGTCGGCCAGTGGCCATTTTGTAAAGATGGTTCACAATGGCATCGAGTACGCCTTGATGCAGCTTATTGCAGAGATGTATCAGTTGTTACGCATCGGTACCGGCCGCTCTCCAGCTCAGGTTGCAGAGGTATTTAAGAGCTGGTCTGAAGGGACGCTTAACAGCTATCTGCTCGCAATTTCAAGCCATATATTGAGTCTGGAGAGCGATCAGAATGAAGCTGTAGTTGATCTAATTGACAATAAAGTGGGCGCAAAGGGAACGGGCCTCTGGACAGCACAAAATGCGCTTGAACTTGGGATTGCCGTTCCTTCTTTGGTTGCCGCCGTGCAAGCCAGACACCTAACCAACACTATAGATACACCAGCAGCGAAAGAAATGACGTATGCCCAGCGTGCAACTAACAGTGTTGATCTGGATTTGGATGAACTTAAAGAAGCCTTCTATTTTGCCAGCTTGCTTTGTTATCGTCAGGGGTTGGCACTTATCAAAGGCGCTTCCAGATCCCATCAGTGGAAAGTTGACCTGGACAAAACACTTCAGACATGGCGTGCGGGTTGTATCATCAGAGCTGATTATCTGGACGATATTGCTAAAGGTGTTGAGTTCCTCGATACACAAGAAGGGCCTGCCAATGCTTTACGTAAAATTGCTGGCCAGGCAATTCAGAGTGGCCTGGCGTTCCCTGTACTGGCTTCAACTCAAACTTACATCGCTACACTGAGCACGCCAAGTAATGGCCATTTAGTTCAGGCGCAGCGAGATTATTTCGGTGAGCACGGGATTAAGACCCACAGTGGTGAGTCTTGTCACCTGACCGACTTAGCTGAAATTGACGCGAAAGTCAGATAA
- the pyk gene encoding pyruvate kinase: protein MLRRTKIVATLGPATDRDNNLEKIIRAGANVVRLNFSHGVAQDHKDRAEAVREIAKKLNKHVAILADLQGPKIRVSTFKDGKVNLDVGAKFTLDAELEKGEGTLESVGIDYKELPNDVNGGDLLLLNDGLIQLTVDKVAGNKVHCTVTVGGVLSNNKGINRLGGGLTAPAFTEKDKEDLLTATEIGVDYIAVSFPRSGEDMRYVRGLAEKAGSDAQLLAKIERAEAVDSVEAIDDIVLASDAVMVARGDLGVEIGDAALVGKQKQIISRARSLNRTVITATQMMESMIDNPMPTRAEVMDVANAVLDGTDAVMLSAETAAGDYPEETVATMARVCLGAESQPQTHISKHRLDSMFTDTSETLALSAMYAANHLTSVKAIVALTESGNTSKLMSRISSGLPIYSLSRHARTLGQTALYRGVYPVYFDSTRCNEESTVRDALNTLVETGALEQGDTVILTHGDVMETIGATNTMKIVTV, encoded by the coding sequence ATGCTTAGACGCACAAAGATCGTAGCAACACTAGGGCCAGCTACAGATAGAGATAATAACTTAGAAAAAATCATTCGCGCAGGTGCAAACGTTGTTCGTTTGAACTTCTCCCATGGTGTCGCACAGGATCATAAAGACCGTGCGGAAGCCGTCAGGGAAATTGCAAAAAAATTGAACAAGCACGTCGCAATCCTGGCTGATTTGCAGGGACCCAAAATTCGTGTTTCCACATTCAAAGACGGCAAAGTTAACCTGGACGTAGGTGCAAAATTCACTCTGGACGCTGAACTTGAAAAAGGTGAAGGCACCCTCGAGTCTGTCGGTATTGATTACAAAGAACTACCAAATGATGTAAATGGGGGCGATTTACTTCTGCTGAATGATGGGCTTATTCAGTTAACGGTAGATAAGGTTGCAGGCAATAAAGTGCACTGTACAGTTACCGTCGGCGGAGTCCTGTCAAACAATAAAGGGATCAACCGATTAGGCGGTGGTCTGACTGCACCTGCATTTACCGAAAAAGACAAAGAAGATTTACTTACTGCGACTGAAATTGGTGTTGACTATATTGCCGTTTCATTCCCGCGCAGCGGCGAAGACATGCGTTACGTTCGGGGCCTTGCTGAAAAAGCAGGATCAGACGCACAACTACTGGCTAAGATTGAACGTGCAGAAGCCGTTGACTCAGTTGAAGCGATTGACGACATTGTGCTGGCCTCAGACGCTGTGATGGTTGCACGTGGAGACCTGGGTGTCGAAATTGGTGATGCTGCCTTAGTCGGTAAGCAAAAGCAAATCATTAGCCGTGCACGCTCATTAAACAGAACGGTTATCACTGCAACGCAAATGATGGAATCTATGATAGATAACCCGATGCCAACCCGCGCAGAAGTCATGGATGTGGCGAACGCCGTACTGGATGGCACTGATGCTGTTATGTTATCAGCAGAAACAGCGGCTGGTGACTACCCAGAAGAAACCGTCGCAACGATGGCGCGTGTTTGTCTTGGTGCTGAATCACAGCCACAAACCCATATTTCAAAGCACCGTTTGGACAGCATGTTTACCGACACGTCAGAGACACTTGCCCTGTCTGCTATGTATGCGGCAAATCATCTGACTTCAGTAAAAGCCATCGTCGCACTGACTGAGTCGGGGAACACATCGAAATTGATGTCAAGAATTAGTTCTGGCTTGCCAATCTATTCACTTTCACGACATGCCAGAACATTAGGCCAGACAGCGCTTTATCGGGGCGTTTATCCGGTATATTTTGATTCTACTCGGTGTAATGAAGAATCAACCGTTCGCGATGCGCTAAATACTCTGGTCGAAACAGGTGCGCTGGAACAAGGCGATACAGTGATCCTGACTCACGGTGACGTAATGGAAACCATTGGTGCGACCAATACAATGAAAATTGTCACCGTTTAG
- a CDS encoding LytR/AlgR family response regulator transcription factor, with the protein MSKIRTLIVDDESLARKGLAVRLKQIEDIDVIELCSSGEQALELCASQQIDLVFLDIQMPTMNGFEVARALSESVKPLPAIVFVTAFDHYAVKAFEIHALDYILKPVDDNRLKQAVEKVHSYLKTQQDNAHKKKLASFVAGITGNNCEEILRKLATGDTIEDKKYPESIAVKEQGEIIRVSAASIQWIDAAGDYMCLHCSDGQTHILRKTMKELEQELDPKLFVRVHRSAIVNTKQISKLVTQSSGEYLLVLENGQELKVSRSYRDKVKAALAS; encoded by the coding sequence ATGAGCAAAATCAGAACGCTAATAGTAGATGATGAGTCCCTAGCCAGAAAAGGCCTGGCTGTGCGCTTAAAACAGATAGAAGACATAGATGTTATCGAGCTGTGCAGCTCTGGGGAGCAAGCGCTTGAGTTGTGCGCCAGTCAACAAATCGATCTGGTATTCCTCGACATTCAAATGCCAACCATGAATGGGTTTGAAGTGGCCAGAGCGCTCAGTGAGAGTGTTAAGCCATTGCCGGCCATCGTGTTTGTCACTGCTTTTGATCATTATGCAGTAAAAGCCTTTGAAATTCATGCTTTAGATTACATCCTAAAGCCCGTAGATGACAACAGACTAAAACAGGCGGTTGAAAAAGTGCATAGCTATTTGAAAACACAACAAGATAATGCTCACAAGAAAAAGCTCGCCAGCTTCGTTGCCGGTATCACAGGCAATAACTGTGAAGAAATTCTGCGTAAATTGGCCACTGGTGACACCATTGAAGACAAAAAGTATCCGGAGTCGATCGCGGTAAAAGAGCAGGGGGAAATTATTCGTGTTTCTGCCGCTTCTATCCAGTGGATTGATGCTGCGGGAGATTATATGTGCTTGCACTGCTCTGACGGACAAACTCATATTTTGCGTAAAACAATGAAGGAGCTGGAGCAGGAATTAGACCCTAAATTGTTTGTGCGTGTTCATCGCTCTGCCATCGTCAATACCAAGCAGATCAGTAAACTGGTTACACAAAGTAGTGGTGAGTATTTATTGGTTCTAGAAAATGGCCAGGAGCTCAAAGTAAGCCGAAGTTATCGTGATAAAGTAAAAGCCGCATTGGCCAGCTAA
- a CDS encoding sensor histidine kinase has translation MKWQALVDNRQRFFWVLQIAGWIGYALVNYIGSKVFEMRDIYVFVIVLNAYAGCLMTVPLRYLYRKVWNAKPLLLIFVVFSTSYLTGTLWSVVQKFNMWEIYRHGYRPEEWYYYLQQGLDSVYIILCWSGLYFGIKYYQLLQSERQKALKANTMAHEAQLKMLRYQLNPHFLFNTLNAISTLVLVEENKDANQMVSRLSDFLRYTLNTDPIKKVPLEQELHALKLYLNIEKVRFDERLEVAFDITEEAKQALVPSLIMQPLIENSIKYAIAHMASGGKIEIRAQVFANELLLEVCDNGPGASIENGQLSNVQGVGIANTQDRLRTLYENNYSFVLAHNTPSGLKVNIRVPFEKAEK, from the coding sequence TTGAAGTGGCAAGCTCTGGTCGATAATCGACAGCGATTTTTCTGGGTTTTACAAATTGCAGGCTGGATAGGCTATGCATTGGTAAACTACATAGGTTCAAAAGTATTCGAAATGCGCGATATTTACGTTTTTGTGATCGTGCTCAACGCCTATGCCGGTTGTTTGATGACAGTACCATTGCGTTATCTCTATCGTAAAGTATGGAACGCAAAGCCATTATTGCTTATCTTTGTGGTTTTTAGCACCTCTTATCTGACGGGAACACTGTGGTCTGTCGTTCAGAAGTTTAACATGTGGGAGATTTACCGGCATGGATACAGGCCCGAAGAGTGGTATTACTATCTTCAGCAAGGTTTAGACTCAGTTTACATCATTTTGTGTTGGAGTGGCTTGTACTTTGGTATTAAGTACTATCAGCTACTGCAAAGTGAACGACAAAAGGCACTGAAAGCCAATACAATGGCACATGAAGCACAGCTTAAAATGCTGCGTTACCAGCTTAACCCTCACTTTCTGTTTAATACACTCAACGCAATTTCAACACTGGTATTGGTTGAAGAGAACAAAGACGCTAACCAAATGGTGTCCAGGCTGAGTGATTTCCTGCGCTATACGCTAAATACAGATCCGATAAAAAAAGTACCGCTTGAACAGGAGTTACATGCACTCAAGCTGTATCTGAATATAGAGAAGGTGCGCTTTGATGAGCGTCTGGAAGTGGCCTTCGATATCACTGAAGAAGCAAAGCAAGCATTGGTGCCTAGTTTGATCATGCAACCGTTAATTGAAAACTCTATCAAATATGCTATTGCGCATATGGCCAGTGGTGGCAAAATCGAAATAAGAGCTCAGGTTTTTGCTAATGAGCTATTGTTAGAGGTGTGTGATAACGGGCCTGGTGCGTCCATAGAAAACGGCCAGTTGAGCAATGTTCAGGGGGTTGGTATTGCTAATACCCAGGACAGACTAAGAACATTATACGAAAACAATTATTCATTTGTGCTCGCGCACAATACGCCTTCTGGATTGAAGGTGAATATACGAGTTCCTTTTGAAAAGGCTGAGAAGTAA
- a CDS encoding amidohydrolase family protein yields MNKFKISLLTSALLASSAAFAQITAITNAKVHTLTDAGTLEGATVVIENGTITAINPASVKADVTIDAKGRVLTPGFIGSMNQLGLVEVSAVAGSRDAGDDKADVDFDASPAFNPRSSLIPYGRKGGITQNVVVPHGGKSIFEGLAFVVDLSGEFNSVLKTRTALLVDMDASGSGSRAMKYKTLKEKLEGQQQKLSEKGKKDDKKAAKKPSQEEQILTAVLKGEMPVVVEVERASDILEVLKVKEQFGLNLVLWGVNDAVLVKEEIAKANVPVVISAVSNLPTSFSSLHADLTNAGELERAGVKVLLSGFAFEGAHNLYQLRFDAGIAVAHGMSYEGALKAVSSNIADVFDLDGGKIASGQRADLVLWSADPFEFTTTLDKLWINGEEVSTESRHDKLRDRYTTDSDMPRAYTK; encoded by the coding sequence ATGAATAAGTTTAAGATTTCTTTATTGACCAGTGCACTGCTGGCTTCTTCCGCAGCATTTGCTCAGATTACGGCGATCACCAATGCTAAGGTTCATACATTGACTGACGCGGGTACCCTGGAAGGGGCGACTGTGGTAATTGAAAATGGCACTATCACTGCGATTAACCCAGCGAGTGTCAAGGCCGATGTGACGATTGATGCAAAAGGCCGAGTTTTGACGCCTGGTTTTATTGGCTCAATGAACCAGCTTGGACTGGTTGAAGTGAGCGCTGTGGCTGGCTCCAGAGATGCAGGTGATGATAAAGCTGACGTGGACTTTGATGCCAGCCCGGCATTCAACCCGCGTTCGTCACTGATCCCATATGGTCGCAAAGGCGGCATCACCCAAAATGTGGTTGTGCCACATGGCGGGAAGAGCATTTTCGAAGGGCTAGCCTTTGTAGTGGACCTATCCGGTGAGTTTAACAGTGTACTGAAAACGCGTACTGCGTTGTTGGTGGACATGGATGCAAGCGGCAGCGGGTCGCGTGCAATGAAATACAAAACTCTGAAAGAGAAGCTTGAAGGCCAACAGCAAAAGCTGTCTGAGAAGGGCAAGAAAGACGACAAGAAAGCGGCGAAGAAGCCAAGTCAGGAAGAGCAGATACTGACCGCAGTATTGAAAGGTGAAATGCCAGTTGTTGTGGAAGTAGAGCGCGCGTCTGACATTCTTGAAGTATTAAAGGTGAAAGAGCAGTTTGGCCTTAACCTGGTTCTTTGGGGCGTGAATGATGCTGTTTTGGTCAAAGAGGAAATCGCGAAAGCGAATGTTCCTGTGGTCATCAGTGCAGTGTCTAACTTGCCAACCAGCTTTAGTTCATTACATGCAGATCTAACCAATGCGGGTGAGCTTGAGCGTGCTGGCGTAAAAGTGCTGTTGTCTGGGTTTGCATTTGAGGGGGCGCACAATTTGTATCAGTTGCGCTTTGATGCGGGCATCGCCGTTGCACATGGTATGAGTTACGAAGGGGCGCTAAAAGCGGTCAGTAGCAATATCGCAGATGTATTTGACCTGGATGGCGGTAAGATTGCTTCAGGTCAGCGTGCCGATTTGGTGCTTTGGAGCGCCGACCCGTTTGAGTTTACTACTACCTTAGATAAACTCTGGATCAATGGTGAAGAAGTGAGTACAGAATCTCGTCACGATAAACTAAGAGACCGCTACACCACTGACTCAGATATGCCTCGCGCGTATACTAAGTAA